One window of the Saccopteryx bilineata isolate mSacBil1 chromosome 2, mSacBil1_pri_phased_curated, whole genome shotgun sequence genome contains the following:
- the LOC136323197 gene encoding D-dopachrome decarboxylase yields the protein MPFVELDTNLPAGRVPAGLEKRLCAATAAILGKPENRVNVTVRSGLAMVVDGSAEPGVQLIVSSIGVVGTAEDNRGHSSRFFEFLTKELQLSQDRIVIRFFPIEPWQIGKKGTVMTFL from the exons ATGCCGTTCGTTGAGCTGGACACAAATTTGCCCGCTGGCCGCGTGCCTGCGGGGCTGGAGAAGCGGCTTTGCGCAGCCACTGCCGCCATCCTGGGCAAACCCGAGAAC CGCGTGAACGTGACGGTGCGGTCCGGCCTTGCCATGGTGGTTGATGGCTCGGCCGAGCCCGGTGTGCAGCTTATAGTCTCTTCCATCGGTGTGGTGGGCACGGCGGAGGACAACCGTGGCCATAGCTCCCGTTTCTTCGAGTTCCTCACTAAAGAGCTGCAACTGAGCCAAGACCG GATTGTTATCCGCTTTTTCCCCATCGAGCCCTGGCAGATTGGGAAGAAAGGGACGGTCATGACTTTTTTGTGA